One region of Flammeovirgaceae bacterium genomic DNA includes:
- a CDS encoding tetratricopeptide repeat protein → MKIRFLCLGITLSLTALVAAQDLNSQNKADRFFDSGLDLMAHGEYGAAKQSFADFLRHSPASDLKRAEAGYYQAFCALNLYHGDGEKMIEEFVRDHPDHPKAATAYFDLANFFYAEKNYGRASAYFGKVDFPTLGNQQHAVGRFHWGYSLFNLRKLGPALDQFNFIKALGGQYGPASGYYAGFIELSNGDYENALTDLKRAEQNSSYALVVPVLIAEAYYKQHQYDELLAYVSGIQEREGVKDKEEISLLVAEAYFNKKEYAKALPGYEEYLEVNAQKAGKGVLLRAGFSAYSLGDDEKALAYLKRSASDQDSVGFYASYYLGAIYLKRDQKQLAITAFGNAKKFKADPRVMEESSFQHAKISYDLGRADDAIKELEGFLEAYPSSAHITEVKEVLSQAYVNANNYNKAIEYIEALPARGPAIKRAYQKATLLKGMELFNMEQYAAAVQSFEKSIQYPEDPNYLAEASFWNGEAYSIGRKYEEAAVNYLRVIGIPNYGNAELLAKVRYGLGYAYFNMQQYDRALFNFKEFVKYPSPNQADGVLRLADCYYVTKVYPEALANYRKAIQLKSGDNDYAHLQAGVILGIQRMYGPAAVELDQVLKNYPQSRFVDEAMFQRAQLDFEQGKYSDAVSGFSRLIASNKPSKFVPYAYMRRAASYYNLKDYNKTAADYITVINDYPGHLVANDALLPLQEALNLAGRGSEFDNYLAHFKNANPDAKGIESVEFETAKNLYFSQEYQRAISSLENYLVNYPESPRATEAKYYQAESYYRLKENGKALEIYEGIKGDFSFQFAARVTARIAELQYKLGNYRQAVPVFQQLAREASTKKDQYNAWSGLMESYYMLARYDSVDIYAKRILEGGNVNAGAQNKASLFLGKSAMAKGDYELAKDEFLNTLNTAQDEYGAEAKYLLGEIFFLSKEHKQCYETLVGLNTDFAAYTEWVGKSYLLLSDNFVAMGDLFQAKGTLKSIIENFPLAPIRALAAEKLKRIEEDELMKEKQVKEKDSLNNN, encoded by the coding sequence ATGAAAATCCGGTTCCTTTGCCTTGGGATTACGCTTTCCCTTACCGCGCTCGTAGCCGCCCAGGACCTTAATTCGCAAAATAAGGCAGACCGCTTTTTTGATTCCGGTCTTGACCTGATGGCCCATGGCGAATATGGGGCGGCCAAGCAAAGCTTTGCCGATTTTTTGCGGCATTCCCCTGCCAGTGACCTCAAAAGGGCAGAGGCGGGCTATTACCAGGCATTTTGTGCCTTGAACCTTTACCATGGAGATGGGGAGAAAATGATAGAGGAATTTGTACGGGACCATCCCGACCATCCCAAGGCCGCTACTGCTTACTTTGACCTGGCCAACTTCTTTTATGCAGAAAAAAACTATGGGCGCGCCTCCGCCTATTTTGGTAAAGTGGATTTTCCAACGCTAGGCAACCAACAGCACGCTGTGGGGAGGTTTCATTGGGGGTACAGCCTGTTCAACCTGCGCAAGTTAGGCCCGGCCCTGGACCAATTCAACTTCATTAAGGCACTGGGTGGGCAGTATGGCCCTGCCTCCGGCTATTATGCCGGGTTTATTGAATTAAGCAATGGGGACTATGAAAACGCACTCACGGATTTGAAAAGGGCAGAACAAAACAGCTCGTACGCGCTGGTGGTACCCGTGCTTATTGCCGAGGCCTACTATAAGCAGCACCAATATGATGAATTGCTTGCTTATGTTTCGGGGATACAGGAAAGGGAGGGGGTAAAGGACAAAGAAGAAATTTCTTTGCTGGTGGCAGAGGCCTACTTTAATAAAAAGGAATACGCAAAAGCTTTGCCGGGCTACGAGGAATACCTGGAAGTGAACGCCCAAAAGGCGGGCAAGGGGGTACTGCTGCGGGCAGGGTTTTCCGCCTATTCCCTGGGCGATGACGAAAAGGCACTGGCGTACCTCAAACGTTCTGCATCCGACCAGGATTCCGTAGGGTTTTATGCCTCTTATTACCTGGGTGCCATCTACCTGAAGCGGGACCAGAAACAGTTGGCCATAACGGCATTTGGCAATGCCAAAAAATTCAAGGCAGACCCGCGGGTGATGGAAGAAAGCAGCTTTCAGCATGCCAAGATTTCCTATGACCTGGGCCGGGCGGACGATGCCATCAAGGAATTGGAGGGCTTTTTGGAGGCTTACCCTTCAAGTGCCCACATTACCGAAGTGAAAGAAGTGCTTTCACAAGCGTATGTCAATGCCAATAACTACAATAAGGCCATTGAATATATTGAAGCACTGCCGGCAAGGGGGCCTGCCATCAAAAGGGCGTACCAAAAAGCCACTTTGCTGAAGGGGATGGAACTGTTCAACATGGAACAATATGCCGCGGCCGTGCAGTCGTTTGAAAAGTCCATTCAATATCCGGAAGACCCTAACTACCTTGCCGAGGCCAGCTTTTGGAACGGGGAAGCCTATTCCATTGGCCGAAAGTATGAAGAGGCTGCCGTGAACTACTTGCGGGTAATTGGCATCCCCAACTATGGAAATGCGGAACTGCTGGCCAAGGTACGGTACGGCCTGGGGTACGCTTACTTCAACATGCAGCAATATGACCGGGCACTGTTCAATTTTAAGGAATTTGTAAAATACCCTTCCCCCAACCAGGCGGATGGCGTATTGCGGCTTGCCGATTGCTATTATGTTACCAAGGTTTATCCCGAAGCGTTGGCCAACTACAGAAAGGCCATTCAGCTAAAATCGGGCGACAATGACTATGCGCACTTGCAGGCAGGGGTTATCCTGGGGATACAGAGGATGTATGGCCCCGCAGCGGTGGAACTGGACCAGGTTTTGAAAAACTACCCACAATCAAGGTTTGTGGACGAAGCCATGTTCCAACGTGCCCAATTGGATTTTGAGCAGGGCAAATACAGTGATGCGGTGTCTGGTTTTTCAAGGCTTATTGCATCCAATAAACCTTCAAAATTTGTCCCTTATGCCTACATGCGCAGGGCCGCCTCTTACTACAACCTGAAAGACTACAACAAAACCGCAGCGGACTACATTACCGTGATCAACGACTACCCCGGCCACCTGGTTGCCAACGATGCCCTGTTGCCGCTGCAGGAGGCGTTGAACCTGGCCGGCAGGGGCAGTGAATTCGACAACTACCTGGCGCATTTCAAGAATGCCAACCCCGATGCAAAAGGGATAGAGTCTGTGGAATTTGAAACCGCCAAGAACCTGTATTTTAGTCAGGAATACCAGAGGGCCATATCCAGCCTGGAAAACTACCTGGTCAACTATCCGGAAAGCCCGCGCGCCACGGAGGCCAAGTACTATCAGGCAGAGTCTTATTACCGGTTGAAGGAGAACGGCAAAGCTTTGGAAATATATGAGGGCATCAAGGGCGATTTTTCATTTCAATTTGCAGCACGGGTAACGGCACGCATTGCCGAACTGCAATACAAGTTGGGCAATTACCGCCAGGCCGTACCTGTGTTCCAGCAACTTGCCAGGGAAGCATCGACAAAAAAAGACCAATACAATGCGTGGTCGGGACTGATGGAGTCTTATTACATGCTGGCCCGGTACGATTCGGTGGATATATATGCAAAACGCATTCTTGAGGGCGGCAACGTAAACGCAGGGGCACAAAACAAAGCCTCTTTGTTTTTGGGCAAGTCGGCCATGGCCAAGGGCGATTACGAACTGGCCAAAGACGAGTTTTTGAATACCCTGAACACCGCCCAGGACGAATATGGGGCCGAGGCAAAATACCTTTTGGGCGAGATTTTCTTTTTGAGCAAAGAGCACAAACAATGCTACGAAACGCTGGTGGGCCTGAACACTGATTTTGCCGCTTACACCGAATGGGTAGGCAAGTCCTACCTTTTGCTTAGCGATAACTTTGTGGCCATGGGCGACCTGTTCCAGGCAAAAGGCACCCTGAAATCCATAATTGAGAATTTTCCGTTGGCCCCTATCAGGGCGCTTGCCGCTGAAAAATTGAAACGCATAGAAGAAGATGAATTGATGAAGGAAAAACAGGTAAAGGAAAAGGACTCATTGAACAACAACTAA
- a CDS encoding sigma-54-dependent Fis family transcriptional regulator, with translation MYEKDPIKIFVVEDDQTYTRFLKYVLSLNPDFEVEYFTSGKEFIGALHHRPAIVTLDYSLPDMSGEEVLKEIKAFDPNISVIIVSAQEKIGTAVGLLKAGAFDYITKDEEAKDRILNSINNARNKSSLIREIDRLKEEINTKYEFGKSIIGNSPAIKKVFGLIEKSLKTNITVSITGETGTGKELVAKAIHYNSARKQKPLVAVNIAAIPKELIESELFGHEKGAFTGASTRRIGKFEEAKGGTLFLDEIGEMDLNLQSKLLRVLQERELSRVGGNEVIKIDVRIIVATHRNLQEEVQAGNFREDLFYRLLGLPIQLPSLRDRGNDVILLAKYFLDEFARENKFRKFKIAPEAQGKLLQYPFPGNIRELKSVIELAAVMAENGQVNAEDITFANAPRDSFILKEMKLKDYVYHIIRDYLNKYDNNVMEVAKRLGIGKSSIYRYMKEMEEAGIQ, from the coding sequence ATGTACGAGAAAGATCCCATAAAAATATTTGTGGTTGAGGATGATCAAACGTATACCCGGTTTTTAAAATATGTTTTAAGCCTAAACCCCGATTTCGAGGTGGAGTATTTTACCTCGGGAAAGGAGTTTATCGGGGCGCTCCACCACCGCCCGGCCATTGTCACCCTGGACTACTCCCTGCCGGACATGTCCGGGGAGGAAGTGCTGAAAGAAATAAAGGCCTTCGACCCCAACATCAGCGTAATCATAGTTTCGGCACAGGAAAAAATAGGCACCGCAGTGGGGTTATTGAAAGCCGGTGCTTTCGATTACATCACAAAAGACGAAGAGGCCAAGGACAGGATCCTCAATTCCATCAACAATGCCAGGAACAAATCTTCCCTCATCAGGGAAATCGACAGGCTGAAAGAGGAAATAAACACCAAGTATGAGTTTGGAAAAAGCATTATAGGAAACAGCCCGGCCATAAAAAAAGTGTTTGGCCTTATTGAAAAATCCCTTAAGACCAACATTACGGTTTCCATCACGGGGGAAACAGGAACGGGAAAGGAACTGGTGGCGAAGGCCATTCATTACAACTCCGCCCGCAAACAAAAGCCCCTGGTTGCCGTCAATATTGCGGCCATTCCCAAAGAGCTCATTGAAAGCGAACTGTTTGGCCATGAAAAAGGTGCCTTTACGGGCGCCTCTACCCGAAGGATCGGGAAATTTGAAGAGGCAAAAGGAGGCACATTGTTCCTGGACGAAATTGGGGAAATGGACCTCAACCTTCAATCCAAGCTGCTAAGGGTGCTCCAGGAGCGGGAACTCTCCAGGGTGGGTGGCAACGAAGTCATTAAAATAGATGTCCGCATCATAGTGGCCACCCACCGAAACCTGCAAGAGGAAGTGCAGGCGGGCAATTTTCGCGAAGACCTGTTCTACCGGTTGTTGGGCCTTCCCATTCAACTCCCCTCTCTGCGCGACAGGGGAAATGACGTCATTTTGCTGGCCAAATATTTTCTTGACGAATTTGCACGGGAGAACAAATTCAGGAAATTCAAAATTGCCCCTGAGGCACAAGGGAAGTTGCTGCAATATCCTTTTCCCGGGAACATAAGGGAATTGAAATCAGTGATCGAACTCGCTGCCGTGATGGCCGAAAATGGCCAGGTGAACGCTGAGGACATCACCTTTGCCAATGCCCCGCGCGACTCCTTTATATTAAAGGAAATGAAATTGAAGGATTACGTGTACCACATCATTCGGGATTATTTAAATAAATACGACAACAACGTAATGGAAGTGGCAAAAAGGTTGGGGATTGGCAAATCTTCGATCTACCGCTACATGAAAGAGATGGAAGAAGCCGGAATCCAATGA
- a CDS encoding response regulator — MTDIREFVRKGLFYKSVVEDGSDIVFIVDYDGEILYHNNSVEDTLGYKPKSLVGKKIFDLILPPTLGKFKRAYKTSTDKRFNESVEFQFLCKDGSYKYLEFNSINLRHKEKIKALILDCRDITQRKEDAAELLRAQKAKEQFLANVSHEIRTPINGIAGMATLLSQNPTVKEGTTYLNAIKSAADNLKVIINDILDLASIESGKLNFEKIGFNLNDLLHSVVDSFSVQSAQKGITLNYMLDENIGKVLVGDPFRLNQILINLIGNALKFTHGGHIGIKCALEKESNNMQHVRFDVADTGVGIPNDKLNKIFESFSQADASITRKYGGTGLGLTIVKQLVELQKGKITVSSVEDKGTTFTFVIPYATGGTEKLEDHGHPGKQEKDLSIDLKDLRILLAEDNDINRLYATSILKMWGCTADIAENGYVALEKVRNNDYDIILMDIQMPVMDGFEAAKAIKMSGGHKEQIPIIALTANSSSKDIEKCLASGMNDCIGKPFTPENLFSVLVKYGHHKPIGAEKIPETEKIDLSYLIKISNNDKMFIDEIINSFVANTPKAIEDIKAHLAAKNWVRMEEQVHKIKPTLTMIGMPLAREKAVEIEILTRSKGNTETIKLLAEGFCGSLESALAEFKSMGY, encoded by the coding sequence ATGACCGATATTAGAGAGTTTGTAAGGAAAGGGTTGTTTTATAAGTCCGTTGTCGAGGACGGTTCTGATATAGTGTTTATCGTGGATTATGACGGGGAGATTTTGTACCACAACAATTCCGTGGAAGACACGCTCGGGTATAAGCCCAAAAGCCTTGTGGGGAAAAAGATTTTTGACCTTATCCTTCCACCCACCCTAGGCAAATTTAAGCGGGCGTACAAAACCAGCACGGACAAGCGGTTCAACGAGTCGGTCGAGTTTCAATTTTTATGCAAGGATGGATCCTATAAATACCTGGAATTCAATTCAATAAACCTTAGGCATAAAGAAAAGATCAAGGCTTTGATCCTCGATTGCCGGGACATTACCCAGCGAAAGGAGGATGCCGCGGAACTGCTAAGGGCACAAAAGGCAAAAGAGCAATTCCTGGCCAACGTCAGCCATGAAATCCGCACTCCCATAAATGGCATCGCGGGAATGGCCACGTTGCTAAGCCAAAACCCAACCGTAAAAGAAGGGACCACTTACCTGAATGCCATTAAAAGTGCGGCCGACAACCTAAAGGTGATCATCAACGACATACTTGATTTGGCGTCCATTGAATCGGGCAAGCTTAATTTTGAGAAGATAGGTTTCAATCTGAACGACCTCTTGCATTCCGTAGTCGATTCCTTTTCCGTGCAATCCGCACAGAAAGGGATCACGCTCAACTACATGTTGGACGAAAACATTGGCAAAGTGCTGGTCGGGGACCCCTTCCGGCTGAACCAAATCCTGATCAACCTGATCGGCAATGCACTGAAGTTTACGCACGGTGGCCATATCGGTATCAAGTGCGCCCTTGAAAAGGAAAGCAACAATATGCAGCACGTCAGGTTTGATGTGGCGGACACAGGCGTGGGCATACCTAACGATAAACTGAACAAAATATTTGAAAGCTTTAGCCAGGCAGACGCTAGCATTACCAGGAAATATGGGGGCACCGGCCTGGGGCTAACGATTGTAAAGCAACTGGTTGAACTGCAAAAGGGAAAAATCACGGTGAGCAGCGTGGAAGACAAGGGGACCACTTTTACTTTCGTGATCCCCTACGCCACAGGGGGCACCGAAAAATTAGAGGACCATGGCCATCCGGGAAAACAAGAAAAGGACTTGTCCATAGACCTTAAAGACCTTAGGATACTGCTGGCGGAAGACAACGATATAAACAGGCTTTACGCAACGAGTATCCTCAAAATGTGGGGGTGCACCGCAGACATTGCCGAAAATGGTTACGTGGCATTGGAAAAAGTGCGCAACAATGACTACGACATCATCCTAATGGATATTCAAATGCCGGTAATGGACGGTTTTGAGGCGGCCAAGGCAATAAAAATGAGTGGTGGCCACAAAGAGCAAATCCCAATAATTGCACTCACCGCCAATTCCAGTTCAAAGGATATTGAAAAATGCCTGGCCTCCGGCATGAACGATTGCATTGGAAAGCCCTTTACACCGGAAAATCTTTTCAGTGTGCTGGTCAAGTATGGCCATCACAAACCCATCGGGGCAGAAAAAATCCCCGAAACGGAAAAAATTGACCTGTCATACCTCATTAAAATTTCCAACAACGATAAAATGTTCATTGATGAGATCATAAACTCGTTTGTTGCAAATACGCCCAAGGCCATCGAAGACATAAAGGCACACCTGGCGGCCAAAAATTGGGTGAGGATGGAAGAACAAGTACATAAGATAAAGCCCACCCTTACCATGATAGGAATGCCGTTGGCCAGGGAAAAAGCCGTGGAGATTGAAATCCTTACCCGCTCAAAGGGCAATACGGAAACCATAAAATTGCTGGCAGAAGGATTTTGCGGATCACTTGAATCTGCCCTTGCGGAATTCAAGTCAATGGGATATTAG
- the holA gene encoding DNA polymerase III subunit delta encodes MDASAKKILTALQAGQYAPVYVLQGEETYYIDLISDYIEAHALAETDKGFNQVVVYGKDAPVATILTHARRYPMMAERQVVIVKEAQEVPDLQKEGGAKLLLDYVSNPTPSTILVLCHKHKALDKRRELGKKIDKLTVSAVFKKPYENKLPEFIHGYVNEKGHEADEEAVRVLCEYVGTDLKRMANELDKVMISMPTGARLTAAQAMAQVGISREYNIFELQKALIRRDPLQANKIVNYFESNPKKNPLIPAVAFLYSFYSKLLVASSAPDKSERSLVGLLKISPYAARDYFSALRHYTTPQLVGCVQSILEADLKIKGVNAGTVAEGQILRELVYRLIH; translated from the coding sequence ATGGATGCTTCGGCAAAAAAAATATTGACCGCGTTGCAGGCCGGCCAGTACGCCCCGGTGTACGTGCTGCAAGGGGAGGAGACGTATTACATCGATTTGATATCGGATTACATCGAGGCCCACGCCTTGGCCGAAACGGACAAGGGTTTTAACCAGGTGGTGGTCTATGGCAAGGATGCCCCTGTGGCCACCATCCTCACCCACGCCAGGCGCTACCCCATGATGGCCGAAAGGCAGGTAGTGATCGTGAAGGAGGCACAGGAGGTACCGGATTTGCAAAAAGAAGGAGGGGCAAAGCTATTGCTCGACTATGTGTCCAACCCTACGCCCTCCACCATATTGGTGCTGTGCCACAAACACAAGGCCCTGGACAAACGGAGGGAGTTGGGCAAGAAGATCGATAAACTCACCGTGTCGGCAGTTTTTAAAAAACCTTACGAAAACAAACTGCCTGAATTTATCCATGGGTACGTAAACGAAAAGGGGCATGAAGCCGATGAGGAGGCCGTAAGGGTATTGTGCGAATATGTTGGCACCGACTTAAAACGGATGGCCAATGAACTGGACAAGGTGATGATTTCGATGCCTACCGGTGCCAGGCTCACCGCGGCCCAGGCCATGGCCCAGGTGGGCATTAGCAGGGAGTACAATATTTTTGAATTGCAAAAAGCCCTGATCAGGCGTGACCCCCTTCAAGCCAATAAGATAGTCAACTACTTTGAAAGCAACCCAAAGAAAAACCCCCTCATTCCCGCGGTGGCCTTTCTGTATTCATTCTACAGCAAATTGTTGGTGGCTTCTTCCGCACCTGACAAAAGCGAACGGTCATTGGTGGGGTTGTTGAAAATCAGCCCCTATGCGGCACGGGATTACTTCAGTGCCCTGAGGCACTACACCACTCCCCAACTGGTGGGTTGTGTCCAATCGATTTTAGAGGCTGATTTGAAAATCAAAGGCGTGAATGCGGGCACGGTGGCTGAAGGACAGATATTGAGGGAACTGGTTTATAGGCTGATCCACTGA
- a CDS encoding rhomboid family intramembrane serine protease, translating into MWAAFSLQYLYGANLYFLGIRPRTLTGLIGILTAPIIHGSRAHLISNTIPLLFLGTTLFFFYERIGRTVFFRCYFITNILVWLFSPRISYHIGASGLVYGLSAFLIVFGFLRKDFLSLLISIGVIMLYGGIFYGILPAESGISWESHLAGAIVGTATAIGLRNKKNVG; encoded by the coding sequence ATGTGGGCAGCCTTTAGCCTTCAATATTTATATGGGGCCAACCTGTATTTTTTGGGCATCCGGCCGCGCACGCTTACCGGGCTGATAGGCATCTTGACCGCACCCATTATCCATGGTAGCCGGGCACATCTTATCTCCAATACCATACCGCTGCTTTTTTTGGGCACGACCCTTTTTTTCTTTTATGAACGCATTGGCAGGACAGTCTTTTTCAGGTGTTATTTCATCACCAATATTTTGGTGTGGCTATTTAGCCCGCGGATTTCGTACCATATCGGGGCGAGCGGCCTTGTCTATGGCCTGTCGGCCTTTCTCATTGTCTTTGGCTTTTTGCGCAAGGATTTTTTGTCCCTGCTTATCTCAATTGGTGTCATTATGTTATACGGTGGGATATTTTATGGTATTTTGCCGGCCGAAAGCGGAATTTCATGGGAGTCGCACCTGGCAGGTGCCATTGTGGGCACTGCCACCGCGATCGGATTAAGGAACAAGAAAAATGTAGGATAG